The Cellulomonas wangleii genome includes a region encoding these proteins:
- a CDS encoding PTS sugar transporter subunit IIA: MGTTTPLITPDLVAVDLVAADRTAVTRRLVDLLVAAGRVTDADGFAADVAAREAQMATGMPGGIGLPHARSEHVVAPSLAVGKLAEGVDWGAPDGPARLVFLIAAPASGDADHLQILAALARRLVHESFRTSLLEAPDAATVSEIVTREVVPA; encoded by the coding sequence ATGGGCACGACCACCCCGCTCATCACCCCCGACCTGGTCGCGGTCGACCTGGTCGCCGCCGACCGCACGGCCGTGACGCGCCGGCTCGTCGACCTGCTCGTCGCGGCCGGTCGGGTGACGGACGCCGACGGGTTCGCGGCCGACGTCGCCGCGCGCGAGGCGCAGATGGCCACCGGCATGCCCGGTGGCATCGGCCTGCCGCACGCCCGCTCCGAGCACGTCGTCGCGCCGAGCCTCGCCGTCGGCAAGCTCGCCGAGGGCGTGGACTGGGGGGCACCCGACGGGCCCGCGCGCCTCGTCTTCCTCATCGCGGCCCCCGCGTCCGGTGACGCGGACCACCTGCAGATCCTGGCGGCGCTCGCGCGACGGCTCGTGCACGAGTCGTTCCGCACCTCGCTGCTCGAGGCGCCGGACGCCGCGACGGTGTCCGAGATCGTGACGCGAGAGGTGGTCCCCGCATGA
- the pfkB gene encoding 1-phosphofructokinase: MIVTVTPNPSLDRALDLDRLVVGEVNRAHATHVDPGGKGLNVARALGRQGVDALAVLPVGGADGAQLVALLAEHGVPAVPVPVAGSTRSNITLSEADGATTKVNAPGHTLSGAELDALLAAVEMQLGAAPRAVVGAGSLPAGAGDSFYVRLSGMAGRYGVPVVLDTSGAPFARAVRSGGLALVKPNEDELSELVGRALGTVGEVVTAAREVIALGTRAVLVSLGAHGALLVHADRTWWAGGPPLVPLSTVGAGDATLAGFVATPGTAAAKLRTAVAWGRAAVLLPGTAVPVPEQIDLDAVRVVEDPDPDLALKEL; the protein is encoded by the coding sequence GTGATCGTCACCGTGACCCCCAACCCCAGCCTCGACCGGGCGCTCGACCTCGACCGCCTCGTCGTCGGCGAGGTGAACCGCGCCCACGCCACGCACGTGGACCCCGGCGGCAAGGGGCTCAACGTCGCCCGTGCGCTCGGCCGGCAGGGCGTGGACGCGCTCGCGGTGCTGCCCGTGGGCGGCGCCGACGGCGCCCAGCTCGTCGCCCTGCTCGCCGAGCACGGTGTGCCGGCCGTCCCCGTGCCCGTCGCGGGCAGCACCCGCAGCAACATCACGCTGTCCGAGGCGGACGGCGCCACCACCAAGGTCAACGCGCCCGGGCACACGCTGTCCGGCGCCGAGCTGGACGCGCTGCTCGCCGCGGTGGAGATGCAGCTGGGGGCCGCTCCCCGTGCGGTGGTGGGCGCCGGATCGCTCCCGGCGGGCGCGGGGGACTCGTTCTACGTGCGGCTCAGCGGCATGGCCGGGCGGTACGGCGTGCCCGTGGTGCTCGACACCTCGGGGGCACCGTTCGCGCGCGCCGTCCGCTCGGGCGGCCTGGCCCTGGTCAAGCCGAACGAGGACGAGCTGTCCGAGCTGGTGGGCCGCGCCCTGGGCACGGTGGGCGAGGTCGTCACCGCCGCGCGGGAGGTCATCGCGCTGGGCACGCGGGCCGTCCTGGTGAGCCTGGGCGCGCACGGTGCGCTGCTCGTCCACGCGGACCGCACCTGGTGGGCGGGGGGACCGCCTCTCGTGCCGCTGTCGACCGTCGGGGCGGGCGACGCCACGCTCGCGGGCTTCGTCGCCACGCCCGGCACGGCCGCCGCCAAGCTCCGCACCGCCGTGGCGTGGGGGCGCGCCGCGGTGCTGCTGCCCGGCACGGCGGTCCCCGTTCCCGAGCAGATCGACCTCGACGCGGTCCGCGTCGTCGAGGACCCCGACCCGGACCTGGCACTCAAGGAGCTCTGA
- a CDS encoding DeoR/GlpR family DNA-binding transcription regulator, which produces MYAPERHQQILTRARADGRVDVTRLAVELDVTPETIRRDLTALERHGLVRRVHGGALPVERLGFEPGLVDRQDLLSGEKERIAKAALDELPDAGAVLLDAGTTTLRLAEMLPADRELTVVTHALPVATVLAARPGVVLHLIGGTVRGRTLASVGTWALRDLAEIHVDVAFLGANGVTAEHGVTTPDLAEAAVKRALVAAARRTVVLADHTKVGHVDLARVVDVAEVDTLVTDSDVEPEAADDIEAAGVRVVRA; this is translated from the coding sequence GTGTACGCACCGGAGCGGCACCAGCAGATCCTGACGCGTGCTCGCGCCGACGGCCGCGTCGACGTCACGCGCCTGGCCGTCGAGCTCGACGTCACCCCGGAGACCATCCGCCGCGACCTCACCGCGCTCGAGCGCCACGGCCTGGTGCGCCGCGTGCACGGTGGGGCGCTCCCTGTCGAGCGCCTCGGGTTCGAGCCCGGGCTCGTCGACCGTCAGGACCTGCTGTCGGGGGAGAAGGAGCGCATCGCCAAGGCCGCCCTCGACGAGCTGCCCGACGCCGGCGCCGTGCTGCTCGACGCCGGCACGACGACCCTCCGGCTCGCGGAGATGCTGCCCGCCGACCGCGAGCTCACCGTGGTCACCCACGCGCTGCCCGTCGCGACCGTGCTGGCGGCCCGGCCCGGTGTCGTCCTGCACCTGATCGGGGGCACGGTCCGGGGGCGCACGCTGGCCTCCGTCGGGACGTGGGCGCTGCGCGACCTCGCCGAGATCCACGTCGACGTCGCGTTCCTCGGTGCCAACGGCGTCACCGCCGAGCACGGCGTCACGACCCCCGACCTCGCCGAGGCCGCCGTCAAGCGGGCTCTCGTCGCCGCGGCCCGCCGCACCGTGGTGCTCGCCGACCACACGAAGGTCGGGCACGTCGACCTGGCACGCGTCGTCGACGTCGCCGAGGTCGACACCCTCGTCACGGACTCGGACGTCGAGCCCGAGGCGGCCGACGACATCGAGGCAGCCGGGGTGCGGGTGGTGCGCGCGTGA
- a CDS encoding iron-siderophore ABC transporter substrate-binding protein — protein sequence MRTAPSRRALRPLVALAAASLLLAACSTADPEPAATDPAAGSGSDTFPVTLENTFGETTIEAEPTRVATVNWGNHDVPIALGIVPVGFAKASYGDDDADGVLPWTYEGLEALDATGDALPVLFDETAGIPFEAVNNTEPDVVLAAYSGLTEEDWTTLSQIAPTVSYPEAAWGTNWKDMALIDGRALGREAEAQELVDDVLAQVDAALAERPDVEGKTFAYTYLDPSDPSTIGVYTPLDARVQLVEDLGMTVAPSVVELAGDTDQFFVDLSAEQADALSDVDVLITYGDESTLAAMQADPLLSKIPAVARGSVAVVPDGAPLASATSGPTILSVPWALDAYLDLFQAAAENVG from the coding sequence ATGCGCACTGCGCCCTCCCGCCGCGCCCTGCGACCCCTGGTCGCCCTGGCCGCCGCGTCGCTCCTGCTCGCGGCCTGCAGCACCGCCGACCCCGAGCCCGCCGCCACCGACCCGGCGGCCGGGTCGGGCTCCGACACCTTCCCCGTGACGCTCGAGAACACCTTCGGCGAGACCACGATCGAGGCCGAGCCGACCCGCGTCGCCACCGTCAACTGGGGCAACCACGACGTGCCGATCGCCCTGGGCATCGTCCCCGTCGGCTTCGCCAAGGCGTCCTACGGCGACGACGACGCCGACGGCGTCCTGCCCTGGACGTACGAGGGCCTCGAGGCCCTCGACGCGACCGGCGACGCGCTGCCCGTGCTGTTCGACGAGACCGCGGGGATCCCGTTCGAGGCCGTCAACAACACCGAGCCGGACGTGGTGCTCGCGGCCTACTCGGGCCTGACCGAGGAGGACTGGACCACGCTGTCCCAGATCGCCCCCACCGTCTCGTACCCCGAGGCCGCGTGGGGCACGAACTGGAAGGACATGGCCCTGATCGACGGCCGGGCGCTGGGCCGCGAGGCCGAGGCGCAGGAGCTCGTCGACGACGTCCTCGCCCAGGTCGACGCCGCGCTGGCCGAGCGCCCCGACGTCGAGGGCAAGACGTTCGCGTACACGTACCTCGACCCGTCCGACCCCAGCACCATCGGGGTGTACACGCCGCTCGACGCGCGCGTGCAGCTGGTCGAGGACCTCGGCATGACCGTCGCACCGTCGGTCGTCGAGCTCGCGGGCGACACCGACCAGTTCTTCGTCGACCTGTCCGCCGAGCAGGCGGACGCGCTGTCCGACGTCGACGTCCTCATCACGTACGGCGACGAGTCCACGCTGGCCGCGATGCAGGCCGACCCGCTGCTGAGCAAGATCCCCGCCGTCGCGCGCGGCTCCGTCGCGGTCGTGCCGGACGGCGCTCCCCTCGCGTCCGCCACCTCCGGGCCGACGATCCTGTCCGTGCCGTGGGCGCTCGACGCGTACCTCGACCTGTTCCAGGCCGCCGCCGAGAACGTCGGATGA
- a CDS encoding FecCD family ABC transporter permease, translated as MTLTAAPGTPAAPAGVRPAALRRRRTVGVALCVLAVLLAVVASLAFGTRVVGWSDVVAGVLAPDTSDIAQAAVRSRVARTVLGLLVGAALGVGGAVLQGLTRNPLADPALLGISSGASLAVVLGIMLLGLSTLSQYVWLAFAGAAVSSVLVYAIASLGREGATPLKLALAGAATTAALGSGVSMVLLSRTDVLDTFRFWQVGSLGRASFPEIAQVMPFLVVGAVLALGCARGMDAIALGDDVAVALGRRVGTVRAVGGAAAVLLCGTAVAAAGPIGFVGLVVPHLARTFTGPSHRWLLPSSAALGAALLLAADVVGRVVARPQEIEVGIVTAVLGAPVFIAIIRRRTVAEL; from the coding sequence ATGACGCTGACCGCCGCGCCGGGCACGCCGGCCGCACCCGCAGGGGTGCGGCCGGCGGCCCTGCGCCGGCGGCGCACCGTCGGGGTCGCGCTGTGCGTCCTGGCGGTGCTGCTGGCCGTCGTCGCCTCCCTCGCCTTCGGGACGCGCGTGGTCGGCTGGTCCGACGTCGTGGCCGGGGTGCTCGCCCCCGACACGTCCGACATCGCCCAGGCGGCCGTCCGCTCGCGGGTCGCCCGCACGGTGCTGGGACTGCTGGTCGGGGCCGCCCTCGGTGTGGGCGGGGCCGTGCTGCAGGGCCTGACCCGCAACCCGCTGGCCGACCCCGCGCTGCTCGGCATCAGCTCGGGCGCGTCGCTCGCCGTCGTGCTGGGCATCATGCTGCTGGGCCTGTCCACGCTCTCGCAGTACGTGTGGCTGGCCTTCGCCGGCGCCGCGGTCTCCTCGGTGCTCGTGTACGCCATCGCCTCCCTCGGCCGCGAGGGCGCCACACCCCTCAAGCTCGCGCTGGCGGGCGCGGCCACCACCGCCGCGCTCGGCTCCGGCGTCTCCATGGTGCTGCTGTCACGCACCGACGTCCTCGACACGTTCCGGTTCTGGCAGGTCGGCTCCCTGGGCCGCGCCTCGTTCCCCGAGATCGCGCAGGTCATGCCCTTCCTCGTGGTGGGTGCCGTGCTGGCGCTCGGCTGCGCCCGCGGCATGGACGCCATCGCGCTCGGCGACGACGTCGCGGTCGCCCTGGGGCGGCGCGTCGGTACCGTCCGGGCCGTCGGCGGGGCCGCTGCCGTGCTGCTGTGCGGCACCGCGGTCGCGGCCGCCGGACCCATCGGGTTCGTCGGCCTGGTGGTCCCGCACCTCGCCCGCACCTTCACCGGCCCCAGCCACCGGTGGCTGCTGCCCTCCTCCGCCGCCCTCGGCGCCGCCCTGCTGCTCGCCGCCGACGTCGTCGGGCGCGTCGTGGCCCGCCCGCAGGAGATCGAGGTCGGCATCGTGACGGCCGTGCTGGGAGCCCCCGTGTTCATCGCCATCATCCGGCGGCGCACGGTGGCCGAGCTGTGA
- a CDS encoding FecCD family ABC transporter permease, translated as MTAVLPTATTAPAGAAVARGRRARLRRRRVVLLVLAVAVVAVAVVALCVGERTYPPGEVLRVLLGEQVPGASFNVGVLRAPRVLTGVLVGLAFGMGGVVFQTMLRNPLASPDIIGVSAGSSAAAVVAITMFGLSGTTLSVVAVVAGLGVAAAIYALSWRSGVQGARLVLIGIAVGAMLDSVIAYALTRAGVYDASEALRWLTGSLNSAFWPGVAPLAGALAVLVPVLLVLARRLPALQLGDDAAAGLGVRPDRSRLALLLVAVAVIAVATAATGPIAFVAFLSGPIAHRLVRGTGSLLVPAALVGALLVLVADLVGQHLLVHRFPVGVVTGVLGAPYLLWLLARTNRSGGSL; from the coding sequence GTGACCGCCGTGCTGCCGACCGCCACGACCGCGCCCGCCGGCGCGGCCGTCGCCCGCGGGCGACGTGCCCGGCTGCGCCGACGGCGGGTCGTGCTGCTGGTCCTCGCGGTCGCCGTCGTCGCGGTCGCCGTGGTGGCGCTGTGCGTCGGCGAGCGCACCTACCCGCCGGGTGAGGTGCTGCGGGTGCTCCTGGGCGAGCAGGTGCCCGGCGCGTCGTTCAACGTCGGGGTGCTGCGCGCCCCGCGCGTGCTCACCGGCGTGCTCGTGGGGCTCGCGTTCGGCATGGGCGGCGTCGTCTTCCAGACGATGCTGCGGAACCCGCTGGCCAGCCCCGACATCATCGGCGTGAGCGCCGGGTCGAGCGCCGCGGCGGTCGTCGCCATCACGATGTTCGGGTTGTCCGGCACCACGCTGTCCGTCGTGGCGGTGGTCGCCGGCCTGGGCGTGGCCGCCGCGATCTACGCGCTGTCCTGGCGCAGCGGCGTCCAGGGGGCACGGCTGGTGCTGATCGGCATCGCCGTCGGCGCGATGCTGGACTCGGTGATCGCGTACGCGCTGACCCGCGCCGGCGTCTACGACGCGAGCGAGGCGCTGCGCTGGCTCACGGGCTCCCTGAACTCCGCCTTCTGGCCCGGTGTCGCACCGCTCGCCGGCGCGCTGGCGGTCCTCGTGCCCGTCCTGCTGGTGCTCGCCCGCCGCCTGCCCGCCCTGCAGCTGGGCGACGACGCGGCCGCCGGGCTCGGCGTGCGCCCCGACCGCTCGCGGCTGGCGCTGCTGCTCGTGGCGGTCGCCGTCATCGCCGTCGCCACCGCGGCGACCGGCCCGATCGCCTTCGTCGCGTTCCTCTCCGGCCCCATCGCGCACCGCCTGGTGCGCGGCACCGGGTCGCTGCTGGTGCCCGCCGCGCTCGTCGGCGCGCTGCTCGTGCTCGTCGCCGACCTGGTCGGCCAGCACCTGCTGGTGCACCGCTTCCCCGTCGGCGTCGTCACCGGCGTCCTCGGGGCGCCCTACCTGCTCTGGCTGCTGGCCAGGACCAACCGCTCCGGAGGATCCCTGTGA
- a CDS encoding ABC transporter ATP-binding protein — MTDPVHTLAVEGVTVGYDERVVVHDMTLEVPPGAVTAIVGANGCGKSTLLRAMARLLRARAGRVLLDGTPIDAMPSREVATVLGLLPQAPVSPEGIAVADLVGRGRYPHQGWFRRWTAHDDAVVEEALRATDILDLADRPVDELSGGQRQRVWIAMALAQQTDILLLDEPTTFLDVAHQVEVLDLLVDLNRDHGTTIVMVLHDLNLAARYADHLVAMTDGRLYAQGDPSDVVTETMVRDVFGMAARVVPDPVSGCPLVLPLGRHRTGRAAQPTEDGTSVPPAERPAAQPVP; from the coding sequence GTGACGGACCCCGTCCACACGCTCGCGGTCGAGGGCGTGACCGTCGGCTACGACGAGCGGGTCGTGGTGCACGACATGACCCTCGAGGTCCCGCCCGGCGCCGTCACGGCGATCGTGGGGGCCAACGGCTGCGGCAAGTCGACGCTGCTGCGGGCGATGGCCCGGTTGCTGCGCGCCCGCGCAGGCCGCGTGCTGCTCGACGGCACCCCCATCGACGCCATGCCGTCGCGCGAGGTCGCCACCGTGCTGGGCCTGCTGCCGCAGGCGCCGGTCAGCCCCGAGGGCATCGCCGTCGCCGACCTGGTCGGGCGCGGCCGGTACCCGCACCAGGGCTGGTTCCGCCGGTGGACGGCGCACGACGACGCCGTGGTCGAGGAGGCGCTGCGGGCCACCGACATCCTCGACCTGGCCGACCGGCCGGTCGACGAGCTCTCCGGCGGACAGCGGCAGCGCGTGTGGATCGCCATGGCGCTCGCCCAGCAGACCGACATCCTGCTGCTCGACGAGCCCACGACGTTCCTCGACGTGGCGCACCAGGTGGAGGTCCTCGACCTGCTGGTGGACCTCAACCGCGACCACGGCACGACCATCGTCATGGTGCTGCACGACCTGAACCTGGCCGCCCGCTACGCCGACCACCTGGTCGCCATGACCGACGGGCGGCTGTACGCGCAGGGCGACCCGTCCGACGTGGTCACCGAGACGATGGTGCGCGACGTCTTCGGGATGGCCGCGCGCGTCGTGCCCGACCCGGTGAGCGGCTGCCCCCTCGTGCTGCCCCTCGGCCGGCACCGCACGGGCCGGGCCGCACAGCCGACCGAGGACGGCACCAGCGTGCCGCCCGCCGAGCGCCCGGCGGCCCAGCCCGTACCGTGA
- a CDS encoding alpha/beta hydrolase: MTSGGDAADPAPGWRPDVLGAGYEQHTLPLPPDDAGPVVATLVRHVPAADDPDLGLDVLYVHGWSDYFFQTELADFWGTQGARFFALDLRRYGRSLRPGQIPGFVTDLATYDEDVAAARAVMAQDVPADRPRRLVLMGHSTGGLTLSLWAARHPGEAAALVLNSPWLELQIREVGRALLEPVLQVDARLRPAHRLPVVDRGYYTRVVSDAYGGEWHYDLTWRPERGFRVTSGWLAAILAGQDRLARGLDLAAPALVLLSTRSALLPRWDPSMTRADVALDVDGVARRAADLGRHVTIARIEDALHDVVLSPPAVRREAYATTARWVAGTVTLTDAAAAAGRAPRPHGPAPSRPRLHVRGPDRRRRR; the protein is encoded by the coding sequence ATGACGTCCGGCGGCGACGCTGCGGACCCGGCGCCCGGGTGGCGCCCGGACGTGCTCGGTGCCGGCTACGAGCAGCACACGCTGCCGCTGCCGCCGGACGACGCCGGGCCCGTGGTCGCCACCCTCGTCCGCCACGTCCCGGCCGCGGACGACCCCGACCTGGGGCTGGACGTGCTGTACGTCCACGGGTGGTCGGACTACTTCTTCCAGACCGAGCTGGCGGACTTCTGGGGCACCCAGGGCGCCCGGTTCTTCGCTCTCGACCTGCGCCGTTACGGCCGCAGCCTGCGCCCGGGCCAGATCCCGGGGTTCGTGACGGACCTGGCCACCTACGACGAGGACGTCGCCGCCGCGCGCGCGGTGATGGCGCAGGACGTGCCGGCGGACCGGCCGCGGCGGCTCGTCCTCATGGGCCACTCGACGGGCGGGCTGACCCTCAGCCTGTGGGCGGCGCGCCACCCGGGCGAGGCAGCCGCGCTCGTCCTGAACTCCCCCTGGCTCGAGCTGCAGATCCGCGAGGTCGGCCGCGCGCTGCTCGAGCCCGTGCTGCAGGTCGACGCGCGGCTGCGGCCCGCTCACCGCCTGCCCGTGGTCGACCGCGGCTACTACACCCGCGTCGTGTCCGACGCCTACGGCGGCGAGTGGCACTACGACCTCACGTGGCGTCCGGAGCGCGGGTTCCGCGTCACCTCCGGCTGGCTCGCAGCGATCCTCGCCGGGCAGGACCGGCTCGCCCGCGGCCTGGACCTGGCGGCGCCGGCCCTCGTGCTGCTCTCGACGCGCAGCGCGCTGCTGCCCCGCTGGGACCCGTCGATGACGCGGGCGGACGTCGCGCTCGACGTCGACGGCGTGGCCCGCCGGGCGGCCGACCTGGGCCGGCACGTGACGATCGCGCGCATCGAGGACGCCCTGCACGACGTGGTGCTGTCCCCGCCGGCCGTCCGTCGGGAGGCCTACGCCACGACGGCGCGGTGGGTGGCGGGCACGGTGACGCTCACCGACGCGGCAGCCGCCGCCGGCCGTGCGCCGCGGCCCCACGGCCCCGCACCGTCGCGCCCGCGCCTGCACGTGCGGGGACCGGACCGGCGCCGACGCCGCTGA
- a CDS encoding GuaB3 family IMP dehydrogenase-related protein — translation MTSDIEIGRGKRGRRAYSFDDIAVVPSRRTRDPEEVSVGWQIDAYHFDLPVLAAPMDSVMSPATAVALGRAGGLGVLDLEGLWTRYEDPSGLLEEIATLDARHATARMQEVYAAPIRPELIRARLQEVRDAGVVVAGALSPQRTQEHWRTVVDAGVDLFVIRGTTVSAEHVSGRAEPLNLKRFIYELDVPVIVGGASTYTAALHLMRTGAAGVLVGFGGGAAHTTRVSLGIHAPMASAVADVAAARRDYLDESGGRYVHVIADGGVGRSGDLVKAIACGADAVMLGAALARASDAPGRGFHWGPEAHHPQLPRGERVEVGTVGTLEQILFGPGRTADGTLNLIGALRRAMATTGYSDLKEFQRIEVVVSPYQPF, via the coding sequence GTGACCAGCGACATCGAGATCGGGCGGGGCAAGCGGGGACGCCGGGCGTACTCCTTCGACGACATCGCGGTGGTGCCCTCGCGGCGCACCCGCGACCCGGAGGAGGTGTCGGTCGGCTGGCAGATCGACGCCTACCACTTCGACCTGCCCGTCCTCGCCGCGCCGATGGACTCCGTGATGAGCCCCGCGACGGCCGTCGCCCTCGGGCGTGCCGGCGGCCTGGGCGTCCTGGACCTCGAGGGTCTGTGGACGCGCTACGAGGACCCGTCGGGCCTGCTCGAGGAGATCGCCACGCTGGACGCCCGGCACGCGACCGCCCGCATGCAGGAGGTCTACGCCGCCCCGATCCGGCCCGAGCTGATCCGCGCCCGCCTGCAGGAGGTGCGGGACGCCGGTGTCGTCGTGGCCGGCGCGCTCAGCCCGCAGCGCACGCAGGAGCACTGGCGCACGGTCGTCGACGCGGGTGTGGACCTGTTCGTGATCCGCGGCACCACGGTGTCCGCGGAGCACGTGTCGGGTCGCGCCGAGCCGCTCAACCTCAAGCGCTTCATCTACGAGCTCGACGTCCCCGTGATCGTGGGCGGTGCGTCGACGTACACGGCGGCGCTGCACCTCATGCGCACCGGTGCGGCCGGCGTCCTCGTCGGCTTCGGTGGGGGTGCCGCGCACACCACGCGCGTGTCCCTCGGCATCCACGCGCCCATGGCGTCCGCGGTCGCGGACGTCGCCGCCGCCCGGCGCGACTACCTCGACGAGTCCGGTGGCCGGTACGTGCACGTCATCGCCGACGGCGGCGTGGGCCGCTCCGGGGACCTCGTCAAGGCGATCGCCTGCGGGGCCGACGCCGTGATGCTGGGTGCGGCCCTGGCGCGGGCGAGCGACGCCCCCGGTCGCGGCTTCCACTGGGGGCCGGAGGCGCACCACCCGCAGCTGCCCCGCGGCGAGCGCGTCGAGGTCGGCACGGTCGGCACGCTCGAGCAGATCCTGTTCGGTCCCGGCCGCACCGCCGACGGCACGCTCAACCTCATCGGCGCGCTGCGCCGCGCGATGGCCACGACCGGCTACTCCGACCTCAAGGAGTTCCAGCGCATCGAGGTCGTCGTCTCCCCGTACCAGCCGTTCTGA